The window GGTTGTGGTCGCCGCGTCCTCCACCAGGATGGCGTCCGGCGGGATCGTCTTGGCCAGCAGGTAGTCGCGCATGGCGGCGGCTTCGGAGACCAGCTCGTCGCGGCCCTGGCCGCCCGAGACGACCAGCCGGGGCGCCCGGTCCGCGCTGCGCCGGAAGATCTCCGCGCCGCGGTCGAGCCTGCTGGCCAGCAGGGGTGGCACCCGGTCGCCGATGAGACCGGACCCCAGGACGATGACCGCGTCGAACCCGGACCGCCTGCCAGTCCGGCCGTAGATGACCGCGTAGAGCAGCAGGCTGCCGAACAGGAACCCGACGTACCCCGCGACGACCACCAGCGCCCCCGAGGTGACGGCGATCCACCCGACCTCGTCCGCGGCGGCGATCAGGAAGACCAGGTCGAGCCCCAGGATGCCGAAGCCCGCCAGGAGCGACAGCAGGTTGCCGAGCCGACGGCCCTCGCGCAGGACCATGAACAACCCGTTGACCACGAGGGCGACCGGCAGCGCCAGGGCCAGCAGCAGCAACGCCACGACGACACCGACGCCGACCACGTCCGCCGCCCAGCCGCGGGCGGAGGACAGCGCCCACAGCAGCAGGAACATCAGCGTCAAACCGAGCCATACGGCGTTGCCGACCTTGCGGCGGTCGCGGCTCACGCCCACTACGAACAGCGCGGCGGGAAGTAGGGCGAGCAGTCCGAACGTCACGGGCTCAACATAGATCCGGGTCGAGCTGCCCGCTCCCGGAAGCCCGGCGGAGGCTCGACGGGGATGCACGGGAGGCTCTGCGGGGGGTGCACGGGTGGGTGGTGTTCGCCGAGTCGGCTTGATCTGGGGACCCCGGAGAAGGACCTGCGCGGGTAAAGCGGGCAGGGTGAAGAAACTGCCCCGCGCCGCGAAAGTTTAGGTCCTTCTCCCCCCAGATCAAGCCGACTCGGCGAACACCACCCACCCGTGCGCTTGCGTTGTTTGGTGCGGATGGCATGGCGGCAGGTTTGGGGGGCGGCGGGTTTGGGGGCCAGTGAGTTTGGGGGACCGGCGGGTTGGGGGGCGGGCGGGGTTGGGCTGCGCTCATCGAACAGGTCCGGGCCGTCGGTGGCATGCGCGAGAATGAGCGGCATGGGTGTCTCGAGTGTTCAGTTCGCGCGGATGATGGACAAGCTTGCCGAGGTCGAGCGGGCGCAGGCGCGCGACTACACGTCGTTCAGTGTGCGGGGCAAGCGGTTCGGGTACCACTGGCCGCGGACCAAGACCGTCGGGTTGAAGCAGACGCTGTCGGAGCAGCTCGCGCTGGTCGCCGAGCGGCCCGACGTGTTCGAGGTGCAGTTCACCGCGGGCGGATTCGGCTGGGTCGTGGTGCACCTGACGAAGATCGACGCCGACGAGCTGTCCGAGCTGCTCTACGAGGCGTGGCGGCTCTCCGCCCCCGAGCTCCTCGTCGACGACAACCCGCTCCCCAGCGCGCCTAGGGCCTAGTACCCGTCGCCGACCCGTCCGCCGTGGTCGCCGAGGAACCTGAGCACCTCGGGCAACGCCTGCTTCCGGTAACCGGGTCCGCCGTCGCCGACCCAGACCGTCTTGGCCTTGACTTCGTTCGCCAGCCGCCGGGTCGCCGGGTCCTCGACCGACGACCACACCCCCAGCGGCAGCCGCGCCAGACTGCTCGCGCGGCGCAGCGGGTCGGCGGCGCGCCAGGTGTCCTCGGTCGCCATGCCGCCGCGGGTGCGGGCGTCGGGCCAGGTGGTGAACAGCGTCGGGTCGAGCACGGCCACGGCGGCGAGACCCGGGTTCGCCGCGTAGCGGAGCGCTCCGTAGGCGCCCTCGCCGAGCCCCAAAGCCCCGAAGGGCGTGCCTGCCAGGCCATGGCGGGACAGCCAGCCGGGGACCTCCTCGCTCAGCATGCGGGCGGGGTCGTCGGCGCCGGTCGGCGTCCAACTCGTGCCGCCGCCGTCGACGGCGGCGACCGCGAACGGCATCGCCCCGGTGCCCGCCAGCCGGGTCAGCGCCTCGACGACCCCGATGCGGCCGAACACGTCCGCGTCCTCGCCGTTTCCGTGGAACGCCAGGCAGACCGGCAGACCCACGCGGTCGACCCCCTCCGGGCGGTACATGACCACCCGGACATCTCGGCCGCGCGCGTAGGACAGCGCGCGGAACACCGTCACCGGCCCGGCTGGGGCGGGCGCGGCTGTGGCTGCCCGCGGCGGCCGCGGGGGCGGCTCGGCCGACTCCGGCCGACATCCCGCGGCGAGCAGGCCCGACGCTCCCACGAGGAAACCGCGCCGCGACAACCGGTCCATCCGCACCTGTTCCTCCATCACGCGCAGGCGAGCACGTCGGCCCGGAACTCGTCGATCAGCTGCTCGGTCTTGGCCTTGCGCTCCTCGTCGTAGGTGTCCACATTGGCCGTGGTGACGACGAACGAGCCCGAGTCCACGATGGCGCCGCGCCGGTTGTTCTTGCACTCGCCGATCGACAGCTGGGTCAGCGCCCAGGTGCCCACGTAGGCCTGGCCCACCGGGTTCTGCACCACCGTCGCGGCCACGGAGCCGTCCCGGATGCCATCGAGGATCAGCGGATCGTCGTCGATGCCGACGATCTTGATCGGCAGCCCGGAGGACCGCACGCCGCGCACGGCGGCGATGGCGGGCAGGTAGCCGGTCGTCACGATCGCGCCGATCGCCGTGCCCTTCTCCGCGAGGAGATCGACCACCGCCCGGTCGGAGGCGTCCTGGTCCTTGTCGACGTCGGTCACCGTCGCCAGCAGCGTCACGGCGCCCTCGGTCTCGTCCACCGCGTGCCGGACACCGGCCGTCCGGCGCAACGTGTTGGTGTCGACCGAGTTCCCGGTGAGATGCACCAGCGTGCCCCGGCCGCCGATGGCGGCGATCGCGGCCTTGGTGGCCTTGTACGCCGCGAGCTCCACGTCGGTGGCGAGGCAGAAGTCGGCTTTGTTCGTCGTCTCCCCGGGGCAGGACCCCAACGACGCGACCACCATGCCGTCGCGCTTCAGCCGGGAGAACATGGCGTTGGTGTCCACTTGGGACACCGCGAACACGCCGAAGGCGGTGTACCCCTGCGCGCCCAGCGAGCTCAGGGTTCGAGCCTGCTTCGCCGGATCCCAGTCGCTCGACTCGTCATAGGTGACCTCGCCGACCTCGAACCGCTCCTTGGCCTGGGCGCCGCCGAGCCGCCACGCGGTGAAGTAGGGATGCGGGCCGCCTGGCACCAAGGCCACCTTCACCCCCTTGGACCGCGCGGCCTCGGCGGGCTGAGGGGTCGAACCGCACGCCGACAGCAGGGTCAGCACGACCGCGACCACCGCTAGTGACCTGCGTGCGCGCATCGAACGCCTCCACCAACGGCAGTGCCGACCACCACCAGTCGGGACACGATCGGACATCAGATGAATCAGCCACGCGAAGCGCACGCGAGCCGAATCTCGGCACACAATGCCCCAATCGGCCGTGTGACACAAGACATAGATCTGATGTATCTTTGGGTAGCGAAGGCGTGGCGTTAAGTCACTCCACGGTGCGCGCGAGGATGCCGAGGGTCGCCCGCAGCGCGGCCTCCGGGATGACGGGGAAGATGTTCTTGTCCCGGTACCGCTCCTCGATCTCGCTCCAGTCGTAGTACGACGTCACCAGGGTCCCGATCTCGCTCGGCTCCAGCCGGTAGCCATAGAGATGCCTGAGCGGAGGCTGGATCTGCCCCGAGATCGTCCACTCGATGGCGGCGTCCGGCTCGAACCGGGTGATGATCACGGTGACCTTGTACTTGCCCATCGGGTAGTCGTTGAGCGCCTCGCGGTCCATGTGCACGACGAACTCGTCGCCCACCTGCCGCACCGGCTCGCCTTCGGCGGACTGGAGCATCCCGGAACTGTCGATCGCCACATGGCCGCGCGGGTCGCACAGCAGGGCGAACACCTTCGCGGGCGGCGCGGCGATCTGTCGTCGAACCTCGAAACGCTCGTCGGTCATGGGTCCACTTTCGCATGACCGGCCGACAGCGTGGTCTTGGTCGGTGGCCTCGGGCATGCTTGGCGGCATGAGTGCCCCCACCGACACACCGCTGGAGATGCTGGCCCGCGTCGCGCAGGGCGAGCAGGCCCGATTCGAGGGGCGCAACCTGCGGGTGCGCCGATCCGCCATCGTGCACGCGGTCCGGTGGGCGCCGTGGCTGGCGAGCCTGACCCTGCCCGCGCCCGCGTGTGGTCAGGGCTGGTCGGGCACCGGCGTCGGCGAGTTGCACGCGGTGGCCGAGACCGTCACCTGCTCGAACTGCCTGGCCTCACCGACGGCCCGCGCGGGCGCCGCACCCGTCGACTCGGCACACCAGATCGCCTTGCCGCTGCAGTTGCGCTGACCACGAGCGACGAGCCCGCGCCCGCGAGGAAGGCGGGCGCGGGCTCGTCAGCCGGTCAGCCCCGGTCGCACAGGGCGGTGCCCAGGGCGACCGTGCGGTCGACACCGGCGCCGCTGATGGCGTCGACGGCGGGCAGGACGTTGAGCACGACGAAAGCCGACCGCCCGTCGGTGGTCGCGGCCGCGACGGACTGGTAGCCGGGCCAGACGCCGGGGTGGCCGTAGGCCTCGCCGCCGCAGGGAAGCGGGTAGCGGATCAGGCCGAGGCCGTAGTCCACGCCCGGCCCGGGGATGCCGGTGACCTTGAGCATCTCCGCGAGCTGCGCGGCGGGAACGACCTTGCCGGTGATCAGGGCCTGGAAGAACTTGGTCGCGTCGGCGCCGCTGGTCACGATGCCGCCGCTGGACTGCCCGACGCTCGGCTCGACCATCTGGGTGAAGTCGGCGTACACCACCCGGCCGACGTAGCCGCGGACGTGTCCCGGCGGCAGCGCTTTGTAGCCCGGGGCCGGGATGTAGGTGTTGGTCAGGCCGAGCGGGGTGATGATCCGGGAGTCCAGCTCCTGCTCGTAGGTCCGACCGGTGACCTTCTCGATGATCATGCCCGCGAGGAGGAAGTTGGTGCCGGAGTACTGGTGTGAGGTCCCCGGCGCGAAGTACGGCGCGACTGACAGGCCCCAGCCCACCATCTCGGCCTTCGTGTGCGTGAACAGGTGGACGAACGGGTTGAGGGTGAAGGGAATGACGTAGTCGGCGATTCCGCTGGTGTGGTTCAGCAGCTGCCGCACGGTGATCTTGGTGCCGTCATAGCCGTTTCCCTTGACCACACCGAGAAGGTAGGTCTCCACCGTTGCGTCGAGATCGAGCTTTCCCTCGGCGACCAGCTGCAGCGTGATCGCGGACGTGAACGACTTGGTCAGGCTGCCCGCGCGGACCTTGTGGTCGGGGCCGAACGGCAGATTCTGGCCCAGGGCCCGGGTTCCACTGCTCAGATCCCACTGGGTGTCGCCGTCGCGGACCACCACGCCCGCCCCCGGCGAGACGTTGGTGGTCTTGAGGGTGTCGATGGCGGCCTGCGTGGCGGCGTGCGGCTCCGCCGCGGACGCCGCGGGCGCGATGCCCACCGACGCGGCGAGCACCACCCCCGCCAGCACCCAGCTCGTCCCCCTGGTTTTCGTGCGCATTCGTTTCCTCTCCTCGAAAATCACACCTACGTCCACGATTCTCTCGGCCGGATGGACCGAACATGGCCGAATGCCATGGCCCACCTGCGCCATTGCCCACACAGGTCGCGCCAAGACGGCTTTCGGGAACCGCGGGAAATGTAGGTTCGCCCTTGTCCAGCCATATCCCACAATCAGGGGGAATCCACAGATGTCTCGGGGAATCCGATCCAAACCACGGCTCGCGGCGCTGGGGCTCGCCGTCGTCGGCCTCGCCGCGGGCCTACTTGGGGTCGTGGGTCCGACCTCGACCGCGGCCACCTCCGTCACCCTCGGCGGCGGCAGCGGAATCGCCTTCGACAAAGGGCTTCCGGCTGAGGTCACGCAGGCGACCGCGTTCGGCTGCACGCTCACGGCGGTCGGGTACGACCGGACCGGGAACCTGGTCGGGCTGACCAACGCCCACTGCTTCATCCAGGCCGACGGCACCAAACTGGTCGGCGAGCCGATCTACAAGAACGTCGCACCCGCGGGCACGGCGTTCAACACGGCGAAGGTGATCACGCCCGACACGGACACCGGCGTCATCGGCACCGTCACTCACGTCAGCACCCCGAACAACCTGGCGTCCGACGGCCCCGACGGCCTGGACTACGCGGTGATCGACCTGGACGAGACCAAGGTCGTGCCCACGACCACCGTCGGCGCGGTGACGATCACCTCGGTCGGCGCCGTTCCGGGGGCAGGCGTGCGGATGTGCAAGCAGGGCCAGACGACCGGCCTCACCTGCGGCTTCAACCTCGGCAACCGCGGGATCTGGTTCGCCCACACGATCTGGACCTGGGCCGGTGACTCGGGCGCGCCCGTCGTGGTGGGCCAGACCCTGGTGGGCAACGCGTGGGGACTGCAGCACGGCAGCCCGATCCTGAGCATCATCGCCGACATGGACGCCAACGGCGGTGTCGGCGCCGGATTCCGGGTCGCGGCCTAGGAAATCCGGGGTCGGGCGAGTCCGTCCGACCCCGGTTTCCCCGCTGTCAGAGCCAACCGCGGCGGGAGGCCTGTACCCCGGCCTGGAACCTGGTCGTGGCGCCCAGCCGGTCGAACAGGGCGGCGGTGCGCCGCACCACCGTGCGGCGCGACAGGTTCAGCCGCCGGGCGATCGCGTCGTCGGTCGCCCCGCTGGCCATCAGCGAGATGATCTGCCGGTCCCGGTCGTCGACGAAACCCTCGATGCGCGAGGCCGACACCGGGACCGAGAGCTTCCACAGGGTCTCGAACACCCCGGACAGCACGTCGAGCAGACCGGACGGCCGGACGAACAGCGACACCACGCCGTGCGCGCCCTCCGCCTCCAGGGTGAGCACGGCGGAGTCGTAGTCGGCCAGCAGCAGCTTGATCGGCGGATCCTCCATCGTGCGTGCCTGCTCCCCCGCCGCCATCATCCGCGCCATGTTGGGCCCGATCAGCGGGTCGTCGAACGCGGACTCGAAGTAGATGGTCCGGTAGACCACCCCCGCGTCCATCCGTTCGCGCTGCATGACTTCCTGGTTGACGTAGTACTCGTCGGGCGCGAAGTACGGCGGCCGGTCGACCACCCGGAACTGCTCCTTGGCGGCGCGCTGCATCTGCTGCGCCGTCCACGAGATGCGCGCGGTGTCGTCGATGACCTCGAGCGCGCCGTAGTGGCCGCTTTCCCGCCGGACGAAACGGAACAGCTGCTCCAACTCCAGCCCGTTGCGCCGCAGGCCCGCCTGGCGTTCGGCGTCGCGGCGCAGCAGTTCCTCGGTGACCTCCGCGGGCGAGTGTGCTTCCCACGCTCCCCCGAGCTCGGACACCGCCCCCTCGTCGAGCAGGTCGCGCAGCGTCGTCTCCACGACCTCGACGGAGAGACCCGTCCGCTCGACGATGCCCGGTACCCGCGTCCGCGGCTGGCCGACAAGGGCCCGGTACACCCGCCCATGATCCGTCTCGACATCCAGCACGTCGCCCATGCCCACCCCCCAGGCCGATTCGATACACAAGAGTATCGAGTCGTCCGGTGCACCGTGGGGTCAACTCCATGAAATTTGACATCCTCCCCGCATGAATACTGGGGATTCCAACTGCTCTTACCCCGCGAGGGGATCGCGTTGAGGTTCACGGTTCGCGGGCTCACCCGACGGCGGGCCTCCCCGTGCAGTCACGGCATGCCCTGCCGCGAGTCGAATATTCAGTGCCGCGTTCACGTCCGCGTTGCAGGCGAAACCGCAGGACCGGCACCGGAAGGCGGCTTGGCTCTCGCGCGCCTCCCGATCCACAACCCCACACGCCGAACAACGCTGACTCGTGAACCGCGGGTCGACCTTCACCACCCGCCCCGGAGCCTTCTGCTCCAGCCGAGTCACCAACCGACCCCACCCGTTGGCGAGGATGCCCCGGTTCAGGCCCGCCTTCTGCCGCACACCCCGGCCCGGCGTCTCGCGGGTGCCCTTCGCCGACCGGGTCATGTTGCTGATCTTGAGGTTCTCGACCGCGACCACGTCGAACTCCCGGGCAAGGCGGGTGCTGGTCTTCTCCACCCAGTCCTTACGCCGGTCGGTCTCGCGGGCCTTGAGCCTCGCGATGGCCGTCTTGACCTTGCCGCGCCGGTTGGAACCGCGCTGGGCCCGGGCGAGCCTGCGCTGCAGCCTCAGCAGCCGCGCCTTCTCAGGTCCGCGCAACATCGACGCGTTCAACAGTTCCCCGGTAGACAACGCAGCCGATACCACGACACCCCGGTCCACGCCCACCACCGCACCCGTGCCCGGACCGGCGATGGCATCGGGCACCAAGGCGAACGCCACATGCCAGCGACCCACCCGGTCACGGGTGACCCGGTAGGACTTCACACCATCGGCGACCGCACGCGACCAGCGGAAGCGCACCCACCCAACCTTGGGCACCCGCACCTCACCGACCTTGCGGGAGACCCTGCGCAGATCGCCCGGTTTGACAGCCACGATCCGGAAGCCCTCGGCCCGCCCACGTCGGCGCCAGGTCGGCCGCCGATGGGTTCGGCCGAAGAAGTTCGCCATCGCCTGGGAAAAGTCCTTCAACGCCTGCTGCTGCACGATCACTGACCCGGCGGCCAACCACGGGTTCACCGCCCGCGCCTCCGTCAACTGGCGGCACTGCTCGGTGAGCCCTGGCACCGACTTGCGCCCCGGCCTCCAGTGGGCGTGCTGCTCTACGGCGAGATTCCACACGAACCGGACATGCGCGCAATACTCCAGCAACGCCCGCTCCTGAGCGGGTGTCGGCTGAAGGCGGAACCGGGACATGCAGATCAACCTAGCTGCCACCACCGACAAAGCCACAAGACAACGGGGAGACCCGATAGATCACGGCACAGTCGGATCGAGGCGAACCTCCCGCACCATTCCTCCCGGCGTAGAACGCCGGAGAATCCCCGGAAGAACCTGTGATGTGACATGCGGCGGCGGCCCCTGGAGATCAGGAACCGCCGCCGTAGGGCGCTTATCAGGCACAGAGCGCGATTTCCACTGCCTCGTGCATGGGCTGCGTGTGGGGCTGGCTCGGGCCGATGTTCGCGTTGGTGGTCACGACCCCCTGCTTGCCGTCGGCCGTGGCGAAGGCGACGGAGACGAAGCCCGGCACCACGCCGTTGTGCCCGTACGCGGTCACGCCGCAGGACAGGCGCCAGACGATGAGGCCGAGTCCGTAGGCGTACGGCTCGTCGGTGAAGGTCTTGACCAGCTCCGCCTGCTGCGCGGGCGGGAGCAGCTTGCCCTCGGCGAGCAGCGCGTAGAACCTGCCCACGTCACGGCCGGTGGAGACCACCGCGCCCGACGCCCAGGCCAGCGTCGGCGAGTAGTGGGTGGTGTCGATCTTCAGGGTGGGCAGCAGGTGGGTGTAGCCGAAGGGGAACGGCTCGGGCAGCCGGTGCTTGGCCGCGGGCGGCAGCTCGGTCTCGGTGAGGCCGTGCGGCGCGGTGATGCGGTCGTGGATCTCCTGCGTGAGCGAGCGCGCGGTGATCTTCTCGACCATCATGCCCAGGATGATGTAGTTGGTGTTGGAGTAGAGGAACACCGCGCCCGGAGCGCCGTTCGAGCCCTTGGCCAGGCCGTTGCGGGCGAGTGCGGCCGGGTCGT is drawn from Actinokineospora alba and contains these coding sequences:
- a CDS encoding YdcF family protein, with product MTFGLLALLPAALFVVGVSRDRRKVGNAVWLGLTLMFLLLWALSSARGWAADVVGVGVVVALLLLALALPVALVVNGLFMVLREGRRLGNLLSLLAGFGILGLDLVFLIAAADEVGWIAVTSGALVVVAGYVGFLFGSLLLYAVIYGRTGRRSGFDAVIVLGSGLIGDRVPPLLASRLDRGAEIFRRSADRAPRLVVSGGQGRDELVSEAAAMRDYLLAKTIPPDAILVEDAATTTEENLRLSLALLDPPTERVAAVTNNFHVFRTAMVARSLRLPVDVIGSPTAFYFLPSAFLREFVAIMTRHWVAHAMACGLLVAAYLLLVLG
- a CDS encoding MmcQ/YjbR family DNA-binding protein, whose product is MGVSSVQFARMMDKLAEVERAQARDYTSFSVRGKRFGYHWPRTKTVGLKQTLSEQLALVAERPDVFEVQFTAGGFGWVVVHLTKIDADELSELLYEAWRLSAPELLVDDNPLPSAPRA
- a CDS encoding sugar ABC transporter substrate-binding protein, which produces MRARRSLAVVAVVLTLLSACGSTPQPAEAARSKGVKVALVPGGPHPYFTAWRLGGAQAKERFEVGEVTYDESSDWDPAKQARTLSSLGAQGYTAFGVFAVSQVDTNAMFSRLKRDGMVVASLGSCPGETTNKADFCLATDVELAAYKATKAAIAAIGGRGTLVHLTGNSVDTNTLRRTAGVRHAVDETEGAVTLLATVTDVDKDQDASDRAVVDLLAEKGTAIGAIVTTGYLPAIAAVRGVRSSGLPIKIVGIDDDPLILDGIRDGSVAATVVQNPVGQAYVGTWALTQLSIGECKNNRRGAIVDSGSFVVTTANVDTYDEERKAKTEQLIDEFRADVLACA
- a CDS encoding SRPBCC family protein: MTDERFEVRRQIAAPPAKVFALLCDPRGHVAIDSSGMLQSAEGEPVRQVGDEFVVHMDREALNDYPMGKYKVTVIITRFEPDAAIEWTISGQIQPPLRHLYGYRLEPSEIGTLVTSYYDWSEIEERYRDKNIFPVIPEAALRATLGILARTVE
- a CDS encoding serine hydrolase domain-containing protein, with amino-acid sequence MRTKTRGTSWVLAGVVLAASVGIAPAASAAEPHAATQAAIDTLKTTNVSPGAGVVVRDGDTQWDLSSGTRALGQNLPFGPDHKVRAGSLTKSFTSAITLQLVAEGKLDLDATVETYLLGVVKGNGYDGTKITVRQLLNHTSGIADYVIPFTLNPFVHLFTHTKAEMVGWGLSVAPYFAPGTSHQYSGTNFLLAGMIIEKVTGRTYEQELDSRIITPLGLTNTYIPAPGYKALPPGHVRGYVGRVVYADFTQMVEPSVGQSSGGIVTSGADATKFFQALITGKVVPAAQLAEMLKVTGIPGPGVDYGLGLIRYPLPCGGEAYGHPGVWPGYQSVAAATTDGRSAFVVLNVLPAVDAISGAGVDRTVALGTALCDRG
- a CDS encoding chymotrypsin family serine protease, translated to MSRGIRSKPRLAALGLAVVGLAAGLLGVVGPTSTAATSVTLGGGSGIAFDKGLPAEVTQATAFGCTLTAVGYDRTGNLVGLTNAHCFIQADGTKLVGEPIYKNVAPAGTAFNTAKVITPDTDTGVIGTVTHVSTPNNLASDGPDGLDYAVIDLDETKVVPTTTVGAVTITSVGAVPGAGVRMCKQGQTTGLTCGFNLGNRGIWFAHTIWTWAGDSGAPVVVGQTLVGNAWGLQHGSPILSIIADMDANGGVGAGFRVAA
- a CDS encoding helix-turn-helix transcriptional regulator — protein: MGDVLDVETDHGRVYRALVGQPRTRVPGIVERTGLSVEVVETTLRDLLDEGAVSELGGAWEAHSPAEVTEELLRRDAERQAGLRRNGLELEQLFRFVRRESGHYGALEVIDDTARISWTAQQMQRAAKEQFRVVDRPPYFAPDEYYVNQEVMQRERMDAGVVYRTIYFESAFDDPLIGPNMARMMAAGEQARTMEDPPIKLLLADYDSAVLTLEAEGAHGVVSLFVRPSGLLDVLSGVFETLWKLSVPVSASRIEGFVDDRDRQIISLMASGATDDAIARRLNLSRRTVVRRTAALFDRLGATTRFQAGVQASRRGWL
- a CDS encoding RNA-guided endonuclease InsQ/TnpB family protein, whose protein sequence is MSRFRLQPTPAQERALLEYCAHVRFVWNLAVEQHAHWRPGRKSVPGLTEQCRQLTEARAVNPWLAAGSVIVQQQALKDFSQAMANFFGRTHRRPTWRRRGRAEGFRIVAVKPGDLRRVSRKVGEVRVPKVGWVRFRWSRAVADGVKSYRVTRDRVGRWHVAFALVPDAIAGPGTGAVVGVDRGVVVSAALSTGELLNASMLRGPEKARLLRLQRRLARAQRGSNRRGKVKTAIARLKARETDRRKDWVEKTSTRLAREFDVVAVENLKISNMTRSAKGTRETPGRGVRQKAGLNRGILANGWGRLVTRLEQKAPGRVVKVDPRFTSQRCSACGVVDREARESQAAFRCRSCGFACNADVNAALNIRLAAGHAVTARGGPPSGEPANREPQRDPLAG
- a CDS encoding serine hydrolase domain-containing protein, encoding MALKRLVGGLLAAAVVITATGAMSASAAQRDARAEAQVKIDKVVTDFRAMGASAFRYGGDQSWTVQAGKVSGFENRPITDNDHIRIGSLTKSFVSTVVLQLVAEGKVALDSPIEQYLPGLVAGNGHDGTKITVRHLLQHTSGIRDYLGTMVINPLNLWATHDPAALARNGLAKGSNGAPGAVFLYSNTNYIILGMMVEKITARSLTQEIHDRITAPHGLTETELPPAAKHRLPEPFPFGYTHLLPTLKIDTTHYSPTLAWASGAVVSTGRDVGRFYALLAEGKLLPPAQQAELVKTFTDEPYAYGLGLIVWRLSCGVTAYGHNGVVPGFVSVAFATADGKQGVVTTNANIGPSQPHTQPMHEAVEIALCA